GGTGCTGCAGAACGCCCGCTCGGCAAAGGCGGTGGAGTGATAGCGCACAGCCGGCCCCTCCACCGTCACCGCCTCCGCGGCCGCCTCGAAACACAGGAACAGCCCGCCGGTCCAGCGCTGGCACAGCCGGCAATGGCAGGCGCCTGCGCGCGGATCATGCGCCCCCTCAACCCGGATTTTCACAGCGCCGCACAAACAGCGGCCTTCCAGAACGTCACCCATCACGGACCTCCTTGCCGACAAGGCAAGGTTACAGCAATTCGGGTCCCAAGGGGAGATTTCGCCCGATCAGAGCCGCAGATCGGCCTCGTCAGGCGCCAGCACGTATTTCAGGTCATAGACCAGCGCGCCCTTGCCCCCCAGGGCCCGGATTGCCGCCGCCCCCATCCCGCGGAACTCGGAATGCGCCACTGCCAGAACCACCCCGGCATAGGCCCCCTGCCCCGGCTGCTGCACCAGCGTCAGGCCGTATTCCGCCCGCGCCTCCTCCGGGTCCGCATGGGGATCAAACACATCCACCGCAACCCCGTATTCCTGCAGGCTGCGCACCACGTCGATCACCCGCGTGTTGCGCAAATCCGGGCAGTTCTCCTTGAACGTCAGCCCCATCACCAGCACCCGCGCGCCCGCCACCGGCAGGCCGCGCTTCAGCATCGCCTTGACCATCTCGCCCGCAACATAGGCGCCCATGCCGTCATTCAGCCGCCGCCCGGCCAGCAGGATCTCCGGATGATAGCCCAGCTGTTCCGCCTTGTGGGTCAGGTAATAGGGATCCACCCCGATGCAGTGCCCGCCCACCAGCCCGGGCCGGAACGGCAGGAAATTCCATTTGGTTCCAGCGGCTTCCAGCACCGCCTCGGTGTCGATCCCCATCCGGTTGAAGATCTTGGCCAGCTCGTTGACCAGCGCGATGTTGATGTCCCGCTGGCTGTTCTCGATCACCTTGGCGGCCTCCGCCACCCGGATGCTTCCGGCCTTGTGGGTGCCCGCCGCCACCACCTCGCGGTACAGCGCATCGACCCGTTCCGCCACCTCCGGCGTCGAGCCCGACGTCACCTTGACGATATCCGCCAGCCGCCGCGCCTTGTCGCCGGGATTGATCCGCTC
Above is a window of Leisingera thetidis DNA encoding:
- a CDS encoding GFA family protein, with protein sequence MGDVLEGRCLCGAVKIRVEGAHDPRAGACHCRLCQRWTGGLFLCFEAAAEAVTVEGPAVRYHSTAFAERAFCSTCGSHLWMRDVDEEGAPYDLMPGLFDAALGWPLRSEIYADRAMAALRLEGSHKRVTRDEYEAQNPFIDGDV
- the tviB gene encoding Vi polysaccharide biosynthesis UDP-N-acetylglucosamine C-6 dehydrogenase TviB translates to MSGVQDKICVIGLGYVGLPLAAAFGRHREVVGFDIDPGRIAGLRRGEDRTRELDRQELAAAEFLRFTSDPAEIAECSIYIVTVPTPVDASHRPDLSPLLAASAIVGGVLKPGDLVIYESTVYPGATEEDCVPLLEARSGLRFNRDFFAGYSPERINPGDKARRLADIVKVTSGSTPEVAERVDALYREVVAAGTHKAGSIRVAEAAKVIENSQRDINIALVNELAKIFNRMGIDTEAVLEAAGTKWNFLPFRPGLVGGHCIGVDPYYLTHKAEQLGYHPEILLAGRRLNDGMGAYVAGEMVKAMLKRGLPVAGARVLVMGLTFKENCPDLRNTRVIDVVRSLQEYGVAVDVFDPHADPEEARAEYGLTLVQQPGQGAYAGVVLAVAHSEFRGMGAAAIRALGGKGALVYDLKYVLAPDEADLRL